GCAACCGGCGATCTCGAGCCATTCCTTGCCGAGCTTGCGCACCAACGCGTTCGAAAAATCAATCTCCAGCGACGGCTCGGTGTAGCTGAAGTAGTGCGGACGAAACCGCAGCTTCACGTCGCCCCCCAGCACCTCGCGAAACACCGCCTCCACTGTGCCCTTGAGATCCCCCACGGTGACACCGCGATCCACGTAGAGCCCCTCAATCTGATGAAAGGTCGGGTTGTGCGTCGCATCCGCATTGTCCCGCCGGTAGACGCGTCCGGGCACGACGATCCGCACCGGCGGCGGCCCGTGGCGCATCACGCGGATCTGCACCGACGACGTGTGGGTGCGCAGGAGCGGCCGCCCCGGGGCGTCGAGGAAGAAGGTATCCTGCGTGTCGCGCGCGGGATGATCCGCGGGGGTGTTGAGTGCGTCGAAGCAGTGCTCCTCGTCCTCGATTTCCGGCCCATCGGCCACGGCAAAACCCAGCCTGCGAAAGGCCCGCACGATGTCGCGGGTCACCTGCGTGAGCGGATGCAGCCCGCCGGTCCGGCGGTGGCGTCCGGGCAGGGTGAAGTCGGTGGGTTCCGTGGGCAGGGACGCCCGGATCTCGAGCTCGGACCGGCGCGCTGCGAGCATGGCCTCGATTTCAGCCTTGGCGGCATTCAATGCCCTTCCGGCGACGGGGCGCAGGTCCTTGGCGAGGGACCCCAGTTCCTTCAACAGCAGGGTGAATTGTCCCTCGGTTCCGAGGAAGGCACCCTTGGCCCGCTCCAGCGCCGGAAGTTCCCGGGCGCCCTGCAGCTCGGACATGGCCGCCTGTTTCACCGCATCAATGCGATCCAGCAGTGACATGAAAGG
This is a stretch of genomic DNA from Verrucomicrobiia bacterium. It encodes these proteins:
- a CDS encoding phenylalanine--tRNA ligase subunit alpha, which translates into the protein MSLLDRIDAVKQAAMSELQGARELPALERAKGAFLGTEGQFTLLLKELGSLAKDLRPVAGRALNAAKAEIEAMLAARRSELEIRASLPTEPTDFTLPGRHRRTGGLHPLTQVTRDIVRAFRRLGFAVADGPEIEDEEHCFDALNTPADHPARDTQDTFFLDAPGRPLLRTHTSSVQIRVMRHGPPPVRIVVPGRVYRRDNADATHNPTFHQIEGLYVDRGVTVGDLKGTVEAVFREVLGGDVKLRFRPHYFSYTEPSLEIDFSNALVRKLGKEWLEIAGCGMVHPQVFENVGWDPEVWSGWAFGFGIERIAMLRYGITDIRLFYENDLRFLRQFAGLAS